The DNA segment GACCGGGATTGAACCGGTGACCTCATCCTTACCAAGGATGTGCTCTACCGACTGAGCTACTTGGGCCTATTGTTTTTCAGTTTCACAAATAGGCGTAACTCGCCTTTTTAGCGAGCCCTAAATATATACCCCCCAATACCCTTGTCAAGAAATATTTCGAGTCAGGGTTAAATTTTTTAAAATTCTTTTATCCCCATTATATGGTCTGACCGCAACTCCATGCCTCCGATATAACTTTATAATTATCGGGAGGTTTCAGATTTGCTTTAAACTGCTGGCAGAAAATTGAACAATTTTTAACAATTATTTATTAATGAAGAATTTTCCCGCCCCTAATAATACACTTTTGGCACGGAGTAATCGGAGGAATAGGATTGTTTTAAAGAATGGTGACAGTCATTTGGCGGACAGAAAGTCCAGCACTTATGATTATGGCTTTTATCAACTTACAAGCGGGAGACGGGACTCGAACCCGCGACCAACAGCTTGGAAGGCTGTGACTCTAGCCAACTGAGTTACTCCCGCTTATACGCGCTCGGCGCTAATAATATATAGACTGACCGGAATATGCAAGATTAATTTTGCGGTATAAGCCGGAAGGTTTATCCTGTATTTGAAGATTTGTTAATATAAATTCCGATTGTGCCAAAAACAAGGATCAGGAAAAGCGGCAGGAAAAGAATTCCCAGACCATTGCATTGTCCAAAAGCAACCTTGATGGCTATCCAGTTAATAAAGGCAAAGACCCATATAATCTCAATCTTTATTACAGATAAAAACCTCCGGACAAGGCGATATTGCTTTTCGGCATTATCACCTGTGATTTTAACCAGATAATTAATGCCTTGCGGCTTACGCCTGACCAGTGTCAATAGAGCATAAAGAAAAATCGATACAACCGGCAGAATAATTAGCGAGGCCTTGCCGCTCCACATATCGGGCCGACCATTGATGCCGAAATGGCCCGGAACTCGTTCCGGCAGGCCTGACCAATAATATGCAATAAGAAAAACGTTGACAAACAATCCCGCGAGAGAAATCATTTCGAAAATAATTTCTGTCTTTGTCAGAGGTATCCTGATTATGGGACGTTCTATTTTTTCCATATAAGTTATTTTCAACAAAATACAATAATCTTCGATTTGTCCATTGAATATTCAGATAATGATTCCTGTTTTATGCTAAACAATAATATGGTATCTATTCCTGATTATTGCGGGGATTATTTTTGAGGAAATCGGTCTTCTTATAATCGACCACCGGTAGTTTTCCCCAGTGAAGCTTGCGCCTCAATACATCATAAAACGATTCATCGGCGAAAGTTATGAATTTCACCGAATGCCCGGCACGGGTGATTCTGATCGAACCGTTCGGCGAGAAATGGGTCGCCACCTGACCATCGATGGTCAATAAAGCGTTGCCGTGTTCCGAACGAACCCGCACCTCAAGTACGAATTCGGGCGGGAATATCAGCGGGCGACTGGTCAATGAAAAAGGCGAGATCGGTGAGGCGATAAAGGCCTGCATATTGGGATTGAGAATCGGCCCTCCGACCGCCAGAGAGTATGCGGTCGATCCGGTCGGCGTGGCGACAATCAATCCATCGGCCGTGTAGGAGCAGATATATTCGCCGTTGGCATATAGGCTGAGATTGATTACGCGGCTGACATTTCCTTTATCGATCACGACATCGTTAAGCGAATATGGAAAATCAAGCGGTGGTCCATCGACTATTTCGGTTTTTAACACCAGCCGCTCCTCTATCCTGAAATCTCCTCTAACCATTCTTTCCAGCGAACTTTCCAGTTGTTCCGGCGTCCTTTGCGTGAGAAAGCCGAGTGATCCCAAATTTATACCCAGGATGGGAATGGTATTTTTCCCCAGAGCCCGGGCAGTTGAGAGCATCGTCCCATCGCCCCCGCATGAAATTAGAAAATCTGCCCTGGTGCAAAGATCCCCACTGCTGACAACATCTTCCTTTTGATCGATTTCAGCCGTTGGTGAATCGTTGCAAACAAAGGCCTGATGACCATTTTTTTGGCACCAGGCGCCGATCAGATCGACTGTGTCAGAAGCTCCGGGGCGCCCGAAATTGGCAATCACTCCAAAACGCATCTTGACAATCTCAATTATTTATCCATGGTGCCATCGGATCGGTCGGCAGAGATCGAAACGACTTTTCTGGCTTCAGGTTTTTTAAGATGGATTTTTTCAAGGAAAGTCCGCCGTCCATTACCGAGATTCTCAATGTATTCGACCAGGGATTCTACATTCAGACCGATTTCATCCAGAAGGATTTTACGGCTGCCATGAGTTATAAAACGATCCGGAATGGCAAACGATTTAAACTTACCGCGGTAACCGTTTTCAATCAGATAATCACCGATTATCTGCCCCAAACCGCCGATATGGCTGTTCTCCTCAATGGATATGATATTCCGATAATTCTCCATACAAAATTCCAGAAGATCGCGGTCGAAGGGTTTGACGAATCGAGCATTGATGACCGACAGTTCTCGTTTCATTCTGACTACTTCATGCGCCTTCAGGGCGATATCGACCATCGAACCGGTCGCAATGACCACCGTATCGCCGCTAAAACGCAATTGATGCCAGCGTCCCCACCGGATTTTTTCCAGATTGCCGGTCATTTCATAGGGAATAGAACCGCGGGGATACCTGATAGCGCAGGGGCCTTCCAGTTCGGTATCTGCGGCCAGATGAAGCATGGAGCGGAATTCATCGCCATCGCGGGGCACCATTATAGTCATTCCGGGGACCGTTGAGAGGTACGACAGATCGAAACATCCGTGATGGGTCGGGCCGTCGTCGCCGACCAGTCCGGCCCGGTCAAGACAGAAAACCACCGGTAATTTTTGCAGGGCCACATCATGGATAATCTGGTCATAGGCGCGCTGGAGAAAGGTGGAATAGATAGCCACAAAAGGTTTAATCCCGCCGGCCGCAAGTCCGGCCGCGAAACACGAAGCATGTCCCTCGGCAATACCGACATCATAAAAACGATCAGGGAAACGTTCCGCATATCCGGTCAATCCGGTCCCGGGAGTCATGGCGGCGGTAATGGCGACAACATCCGAGTGTTTCTCCGCGATTTCCACCATAGTATCGCCAAAAACCTTGGTGTAGGCAGGAAGACTGGACTTGGAATTGGCCTCCCCTGTGACTTTGTCAAAGGCCCCGATCCCATGAAACTTGGTGGAGTCGGCCTCGGCCGGGCCGAATCCTTTACCCTTTATCGTAGCCACATGGAGAAGCTTGGGGCCGGGAATATTTTTCAGGTGAGTCAGAGTCCGGACCAGAAGCTGGAAATCATTGCCATTGATAGGACCGAAATACCGAAACCCGAGTTTATCAAACAGGTAGCCGGGAACAAAAAGGCCCTTAATCGAATCCTCGATATTAGAAACCATCGATCGGATTTTTTCCCGCCGCTTAAACCGGCCGGTCAATTCCCAGATTTCATCGCGGAGTTTGTTAAATCTCTTGTCGGTCATCATATTTGTCAGGTATTTGGAAAGTGCCCCGACATTCTTGGAAATAGACATCTCATTATCATTAAGAATTACCAGAATATCTTTTTTCGAGGCACCGGCATTATTAAGTCCTTCAAAAGCCAGCCCCCCGGTCAGGGCACCGTCCCCTACCACAGCGATGACCTTGTGTTTCAACCCTTTGTGATCACGGGCTGAAGCCAGGCCAAGGGCCGCCGATATTGCCGTTGAGGCATGACCGGCCCCAAATGCATCGGCGGGAGACTCCTCTCTTTTGGGAAATCCGGATAATCCCTGATATTTTCTGATACTGCCCATCCGATCCCAACGACCGGTTAACATTTTATGGACATAACTCTGGTGACCGACATCCCAGACAATCTGGTCTTTGGGAATATCAAAACAAAAATGCAGGGCCATGGTTAATTCGACAATCCCGAGATTGGAAGCCAGATGACCGCCATTAGTGGATACCACCGAAATTATCTCCTGACGGATTTCATCGGCCAATTCCGTCAATTGCTTGTCATCAAGAGTCTTAATATCGGATGATTGCCTGATTGTATGCAGAATGGTCATCAATTATCCCTGTTACCGATATACTCGGCAATGAACTGAAAATTATCCGTGTCAAATTCGAGATTTCTGCAAATCCCTACCGCCTCACTTATTAGTCTGGCGGCTTCTAAGCGGGCTTGTTTAAGACCCATGATTCCCGGATAAGTAGCTTTCTTATTTTTACAATCCGAGCCCACTTTCTTGCCAAGCTTTTTCTGATCTCCATTAATATCCAGAATATCATCGATAATCTGAAAAGCCAGACCAATCTTCTCGCCGTATAACGAAAGCCTTTCCAGAACATACTCATCGGCTTCGGCCAGAAAAGCCCCGATCCTGATCGAGCCCCGAATCAGGGCGGCGGTTTTATGCATATGGATATACTTGATATCCTCAATTCCCAATTGCCTGCCTTCGGCAAGGATATCCGCCATCTGTCCGCCAAGCATACCATAGGTTCCGATGGCATTGGCCAGTTCACTGACAACCGCGGTCGATCCGGATCGGGCCACCAGATCGAAGGCCAGATCGTGCAAGGCGTCACCGGCCAGAACGGCGGTAGCTTCATCGAATTTCTTATGCAAAGTCAGAATTCCCCGGCGGAGATCATCGTCATCCATACATGGCAGATCATCATGAATCAGCGAATAGGTGTGAACCAGTTCCAGGGCGCAGGCCGCCGGATTGATAATTTCGGGGGCTGATTTTCCCAGGGTTT comes from the Candidatus Zixiibacteriota bacterium genome and includes:
- a CDS encoding 1-deoxy-D-xylulose-5-phosphate synthase, with the protein product MTILHTIRQSSDIKTLDDKQLTELADEIRQEIISVVSTNGGHLASNLGIVELTMALHFCFDIPKDQIVWDVGHQSYVHKMLTGRWDRMGSIRKYQGLSGFPKREESPADAFGAGHASTAISAALGLASARDHKGLKHKVIAVVGDGALTGGLAFEGLNNAGASKKDILVILNDNEMSISKNVGALSKYLTNMMTDKRFNKLRDEIWELTGRFKRREKIRSMVSNIEDSIKGLFVPGYLFDKLGFRYFGPINGNDFQLLVRTLTHLKNIPGPKLLHVATIKGKGFGPAEADSTKFHGIGAFDKVTGEANSKSSLPAYTKVFGDTMVEIAEKHSDVVAITAAMTPGTGLTGYAERFPDRFYDVGIAEGHASCFAAGLAAGGIKPFVAIYSTFLQRAYDQIIHDVALQKLPVVFCLDRAGLVGDDGPTHHGCFDLSYLSTVPGMTIMVPRDGDEFRSMLHLAADTELEGPCAIRYPRGSIPYEMTGNLEKIRWGRWHQLRFSGDTVVIATGSMVDIALKAHEVVRMKRELSVINARFVKPFDRDLLEFCMENYRNIISIEENSHIGGLGQIIGDYLIENGYRGKFKSFAIPDRFITHGSRKILLDEIGLNVESLVEYIENLGNGRRTFLEKIHLKKPEARKVVSISADRSDGTMDK
- a CDS encoding NAD(+)/NADH kinase; translation: MRFGVIANFGRPGASDTVDLIGAWCQKNGHQAFVCNDSPTAEIDQKEDVVSSGDLCTRADFLISCGGDGTMLSTARALGKNTIPILGINLGSLGFLTQRTPEQLESSLERMVRGDFRIEERLVLKTEIVDGPPLDFPYSLNDVVIDKGNVSRVINLSLYANGEYICSYTADGLIVATPTGSTAYSLAVGGPILNPNMQAFIASPISPFSLTSRPLIFPPEFVLEVRVRSEHGNALLTIDGQVATHFSPNGSIRITRAGHSVKFITFADESFYDVLRRKLHWGKLPVVDYKKTDFLKNNPRNNQE
- a CDS encoding DUF1648 domain-containing protein produces the protein MEKIERPIIRIPLTKTEIIFEMISLAGLFVNVFLIAYYWSGLPERVPGHFGINGRPDMWSGKASLIILPVVSIFLYALLTLVRRKPQGINYLVKITGDNAEKQYRLVRRFLSVIKIEIIWVFAFINWIAIKVAFGQCNGLGILFLPLFLILVFGTIGIYINKSSNTG
- a CDS encoding polyprenyl synthetase family protein — its product is MAINMAPTGIDYLQQKQAEIDRLLDYYLPPESDSPQRLHQAMRYSVLAAGKRIRPILCMVAYETLGKSAPEIINPAACALELVHTYSLIHDDLPCMDDDDLRRGILTLHKKFDEATAVLAGDALHDLAFDLVARSGSTAVVSELANAIGTYGMLGGQMADILAEGRQLGIEDIKYIHMHKTAALIRGSIRIGAFLAEADEYVLERLSLYGEKIGLAFQIIDDILDINGDQKKLGKKVGSDCKNKKATYPGIMGLKQARLEAARLISEAVGICRNLEFDTDNFQFIAEYIGNRDN